A DNA window from Bacillota bacterium contains the following coding sequences:
- a CDS encoding phage major capsid protein translates to MTLQELKQKCAALCDKQEALVNKALEEEREMTEEENKEFENLQKEIDGLNDLIVKAEKMQNRATDLDQPDGKKYRTIPGAPSENNKKLDDGGFKSLGEFVCAVRFGDPKGRLQYLKQGQGEGGGLEVPDAFKAQITPKFRNEWSMGVGEEGGFAVPAQFRPDMLMIQPEPSIVRQRSTVLPAGEPPDAGITVPAFKQGADGVFGGVEVYWIGEGQLKPETDGKLEEVSLTPKEVAAHTVVTDKLLRNWEAASAFISTLLRGAMISAEDMAFLRGNGVAKPMGVFNAPGAVQVVRANANQIGYIDTVNMLASLLPESQSRAVYIANQSTMPQLATMQDPAGHYIFIQGDATRGIPATLNGLPIIFTGKTPTLGNQGDLMLVDLTYYLIKDGSGPFIAASEHVLFRQNKTIVKIFWNVDGQGWVKEPLLLEDGQTQVSPYVVLV, encoded by the coding sequence ATGACTTTACAGGAACTAAAACAAAAATGCGCTGCTCTGTGCGATAAGCAGGAGGCGTTGGTAAATAAGGCCCTCGAAGAGGAGCGCGAAATGACTGAAGAGGAGAACAAAGAGTTTGAGAACTTGCAGAAAGAAATTGACGGACTGAATGACCTTATTGTGAAGGCTGAAAAAATGCAAAATCGTGCAACCGATTTAGACCAACCTGATGGTAAGAAATATCGCACAATTCCTGGAGCTCCTTCGGAAAATAACAAGAAATTGGACGATGGCGGGTTTAAGAGCCTGGGTGAATTCGTTTGCGCTGTCAGGTTCGGAGATCCAAAAGGCAGGCTTCAGTACCTAAAACAGGGCCAAGGTGAAGGCGGTGGTCTCGAAGTACCTGACGCTTTCAAAGCACAGATAACGCCCAAATTCCGTAATGAATGGAGCATGGGAGTTGGCGAAGAAGGCGGTTTTGCCGTGCCGGCACAGTTTAGGCCTGATATGCTGATGATACAACCTGAGCCGTCCATAGTGCGACAGAGATCAACTGTCCTGCCAGCAGGTGAACCGCCAGATGCCGGTATAACTGTACCAGCATTTAAACAAGGAGCAGACGGCGTGTTCGGCGGAGTGGAAGTATACTGGATAGGAGAGGGTCAACTGAAGCCTGAAACTGACGGCAAACTGGAAGAAGTGTCTTTGACCCCGAAAGAAGTTGCAGCTCATACAGTTGTGACTGATAAACTGCTCCGTAACTGGGAGGCCGCCAGTGCCTTCATATCTACGTTGCTGCGCGGAGCTATGATAAGCGCAGAAGACATGGCGTTCCTGCGTGGGAATGGTGTTGCAAAACCGATGGGCGTGTTTAATGCACCTGGCGCTGTGCAGGTAGTAAGAGCCAATGCAAACCAGATTGGTTATATAGACACTGTTAATATGTTGGCCAGCCTATTGCCGGAATCTCAGAGTAGAGCAGTATATATTGCTAATCAGTCTACTATGCCGCAACTGGCCACTATGCAGGACCCTGCAGGACATTATATCTTCATTCAGGGCGATGCAACCCGCGGCATACCGGCCACTCTGAATGGTTTACCGATAATCTTTACCGGCAAGACACCAACACTGGGCAACCAAGGCGACTTGATGCTGGTTGATTTAACCTACTACCTGATAAAGGACGGCTCCGGCCCGTTCATCGCAGCATCCGAGCATGTCCTGTTCCGACAAAATAAGACAATCGTGAAAATTTTCTGGAATGTCGATGGTCAGGGCTGGGTTAAGGAACCTCTGCTACTTGAAGATGGCCAGACCCAGGTTTCGCCTTATGTTGTCCTAGTATAA